A single region of the Desulfonatronovibrio hydrogenovorans DSM 9292 genome encodes:
- a CDS encoding NUDIX hydrolase codes for MAGSIKKNSKVHQEYIEAVDSSNRPLAVLPRAEVHRQGLFHRTVIVLVYDRDHRLLIQKRHRSKSLYPGRWDLSATGHLKAGESATDGAMRELREEVGVAPKALRLATIINGSSETNFEFIYLFNAGRVKFSPSPNPEEVEETMFIDRDDMESLVSEFPDILTPGLVYFWRRQLLFPRL; via the coding sequence ATGGCTGGAAGTATCAAAAAAAACTCCAAGGTTCACCAGGAATACATTGAAGCTGTGGACTCCAGCAACAGGCCCTTGGCTGTCCTGCCCCGGGCCGAAGTTCATCGCCAGGGACTTTTTCACCGGACAGTCATTGTCCTGGTCTATGACCGGGATCATCGTCTTCTCATTCAGAAGAGACACCGGAGCAAATCACTGTACCCCGGACGGTGGGACCTGTCAGCCACCGGCCACCTGAAAGCCGGAGAATCAGCTACAGACGGAGCCATGCGCGAACTGAGGGAAGAAGTGGGGGTCGCTCCCAAAGCCCTAAGACTGGCCACCATAATCAACGGCAGCAGTGAAACAAACTTTGAGTTCATCTATCTCTTCAATGCCGGCAGGGTAAAATTCAGTCCATCGCCCAATCCGGAAGAGGTTGAAGAAACCATGTTTATAGATCGGGATGATATGGAATCCCTGGTCAGTGAGTTCCCGGACATTCTTACGCCCGGCCTGGTTTACTTCTGGAGAAGACAGCTTCTCTTCCCCAGACTGTGA
- a CDS encoding DUF6485 family protein, with amino-acid sequence MQKIDKCPKAKINAQHCTCTYSSCPRHALCCECLHYHRQRGEIPACYFTPDEERTYNRSIEFYCQRRNK; translated from the coding sequence ATGCAAAAAATCGACAAATGTCCCAAAGCCAAAATCAACGCCCAGCACTGTACATGTACTTACTCCTCCTGCCCCAGACACGCCCTGTGCTGTGAATGTCTTCACTACCATCGCCAGCGTGGAGAGATCCCTGCCTGTTATTTTACCCCTGATGAAGAAAGGACTTACAACAGATCCATAGAATTTTATTGTCAACGCAGAAACAAGTAG
- the gltA gene encoding NADPH-dependent glutamate synthase, protein MTKKKKAKISPRVKMPMQDPAKRGRNFTEVALGYEREMAVNEARRCLQCKKDTCRNGCPVEVDCKSFIRLVAEENFDQAFRVIKDTNSLPAICGRVCPQENQCEGTCKLRPTGHPIAIGRLERFVADNFYARNSCEQETGFLECVMPDDNLKVAAFGSGPSSLTLAGFLAARGVKVTIFEALHQPGGVLTYGIPEFRLPKSVVQREVESLEHLGVEFKCNFVGGMSITMEELFSQGCKAVFIGVGAGLPRFLSLPGENLVGVYSANEYLTRVNLMHGYKFPEYDTPVPKGKRVTVFGGGNVAMDAARTAYRLGASSVKVVYRRTKGEMPVRREELEHALDEGIELEILASPLSFHGDEAGSLQKVLLQKMELGEADQSGRRRPVPLKGQELELETDLAIIAVGTGANRVLTQTTPGLKLNKWGNIEVNPSTGETNMPMVFAGGDIVTGAATVVEAMGAGRTAAREILKRLK, encoded by the coding sequence ATGACCAAGAAGAAAAAAGCCAAGATCAGTCCAAGGGTGAAGATGCCGATGCAGGATCCGGCCAAAAGGGGCAGGAATTTCACCGAGGTGGCCCTGGGTTATGAGCGTGAAATGGCTGTGAACGAGGCCAGAAGGTGCCTGCAGTGTAAAAAGGACACCTGCCGCAACGGCTGTCCGGTGGAGGTTGACTGCAAATCTTTCATCCGCTTGGTGGCTGAAGAGAATTTTGACCAGGCTTTCAGGGTGATCAAAGACACCAACAGTCTTCCTGCTATCTGCGGCCGGGTTTGTCCCCAGGAAAACCAGTGTGAAGGGACCTGCAAGCTGCGACCAACTGGTCATCCTATTGCCATCGGGCGGCTGGAGCGGTTTGTGGCGGATAACTTTTACGCCCGGAATTCATGTGAACAGGAAACAGGTTTTCTGGAATGCGTCATGCCTGATGACAATCTCAAAGTAGCGGCTTTCGGATCCGGTCCCAGCAGCCTGACCCTGGCCGGTTTTCTGGCGGCCAGGGGAGTCAAAGTGACCATTTTTGAGGCCCTGCACCAGCCTGGTGGTGTCCTGACCTATGGAATCCCTGAGTTCAGGCTGCCGAAATCAGTGGTCCAGCGGGAAGTGGAATCCCTGGAGCACCTGGGGGTCGAATTTAAATGCAATTTTGTGGGTGGCATGAGTATAACCATGGAGGAGCTGTTTTCCCAGGGTTGCAAGGCGGTTTTTATTGGGGTGGGAGCAGGTCTGCCCAGATTTTTGAGCCTGCCCGGAGAAAACCTGGTGGGGGTCTATTCGGCCAATGAGTATCTGACCAGGGTCAACCTTATGCACGGGTATAAATTTCCTGAATACGATACTCCAGTTCCCAAGGGCAAGAGGGTCACAGTGTTCGGAGGAGGCAATGTGGCCATGGATGCAGCCAGGACCGCTTATCGACTAGGAGCTTCCAGTGTAAAGGTGGTTTACCGCCGGACCAAAGGAGAAATGCCGGTCCGCCGGGAAGAGCTGGAGCATGCTCTGGATGAAGGGATTGAGCTGGAAATCCTGGCTTCACCCCTGTCTTTTCATGGAGATGAAGCGGGCAGCCTGCAAAAAGTTCTCCTTCAGAAGATGGAACTGGGAGAAGCAGACCAGAGTGGACGCCGACGGCCTGTGCCCTTGAAAGGGCAGGAGTTGGAGCTGGAAACCGATCTGGCGATTATAGCTGTGGGTACCGGGGCCAACAGGGTTCTGACCCAGACCACTCCAGGTCTGAAGCTTAACAAATGGGGCAACATTGAAGTCAACCCTTCCACAGGCGAAACCAATATGCCCATGGTCTTTGCCGGGGGGGACATTGTTACTGGAGCGGCCACAGTGGTGGAGGCCATGGGAGCAGGCAGGACTGCAGCCAGGGAAATCCTGAAAAGGCTTAAATAG
- a CDS encoding nitroreductase family protein, which yields METIEAILTRRSIRKYKDQPVSPQDVQVLLEAAMSAPSAGNAQPWQFVVITSRDTLDAIPSFHQYSRMLLQAPLAILVCGDLEREKFKGYWVQDCSAATQNILLAAHDLELGAVWLGIYPEKIRINGMRRLLNLPDTIMPLSLVSIGYPDQPWGRADRFDPARVHYDKW from the coding sequence ATGGAAACCATTGAAGCCATCCTGACCCGCAGGAGCATCCGCAAATACAAAGACCAGCCGGTTTCTCCCCAGGATGTCCAGGTCCTTCTGGAGGCAGCCATGAGCGCCCCGTCAGCTGGGAACGCCCAGCCCTGGCAGTTTGTGGTCATCACCAGCCGGGATACCCTGGATGCCATTCCATCCTTTCATCAATACTCACGGATGCTTTTGCAGGCCCCTTTGGCCATCCTGGTATGCGGAGACCTGGAACGGGAGAAATTCAAGGGCTATTGGGTGCAGGACTGTTCAGCTGCCACTCAGAATATCCTTCTGGCAGCCCATGATCTGGAACTGGGCGCGGTCTGGCTGGGTATTTATCCGGAAAAGATCAGAATAAACGGAATGCGCCGTCTTCTTAATCTGCCGGACACGATCATGCCTTTATCTCTGGTATCCATTGGCTATCCTGACCAGCCCTGGGGACGGGCTGACCGTTTTGACCCTGCCAGGGTTCATTATGATAAATGGTGA
- the rimI gene encoding ribosomal protein S18-alanine N-acetyltransferase, with product MNDQYSPVLDVNKTHLLDLLLLERSCFAQPWTREQYEKFLDHQGFKVLGIFRGQNLTAYLSLVMVGDEAEILNLAVSPQSRRKGLGKKLVSEAIQACSLQGIGQIFLEVRPSNGPALGLYTGLGFRVVGRRKAYYPDNHEDALILGLEITQLPG from the coding sequence ATGAATGATCAGTACAGTCCAGTACTGGATGTAAACAAAACCCACCTTCTGGACCTGCTCCTTCTGGAGCGTTCATGCTTTGCCCAGCCCTGGACTAGGGAACAATATGAAAAGTTTCTTGATCATCAGGGTTTTAAGGTGCTGGGCATATTCCGTGGACAAAACCTCACGGCCTACCTTTCATTGGTCATGGTTGGAGACGAGGCTGAAATCCTCAACCTGGCCGTAAGTCCTCAGTCCAGAAGAAAAGGTCTGGGTAAAAAGCTTGTTTCCGAGGCCATCCAGGCCTGCAGTCTCCAGGGCATAGGACAGATATTCCTGGAAGTCAGACCCTCCAATGGCCCTGCCCTGGGACTTTATACCGGCCTGGGATTCAGGGTGGTGGGCAGGAGGAAAGCCTACTATCCGGACAACCATGAGGATGCCCTGATCCTTGGCCTTGAGATAACCCAGCTGCCTGGTTAG
- a CDS encoding GAF domain-containing protein — translation MHVTNWLDRILGLVCSVFDGYSAVLFLRDGREEYHLASSFSLGDSIDPHTLIRPGAGLVGWIIKNKKPLLINRFDRNVGCLGYYPAEGESKIKAFMGTHLPGEGGVLCIDSKKTYSFSDKDQKILYQFAQLIEDVRSGLCQADQTAQSIDYYRYLTVVHGLRVKYPKWRIFLEKLLEVLTGSTGFRYCFMAARDEVGQGYFVEGLSRELVSGVDLSVHKFNMDAGLLGWVFKHGSPIFSGQEEGPAGLSLFGKEFSSQNFRSVICLPLVVHKKTRGVLVLADPDSIYINSEMRAFVQMVGDYLALFLENLYLKSRVN, via the coding sequence ATGCATGTAACTAACTGGCTGGACAGAATACTTGGCCTTGTCTGCAGCGTGTTTGACGGGTATTCAGCGGTCCTTTTTCTGAGGGACGGCAGAGAGGAATATCATCTGGCTTCCAGCTTCAGCCTTGGAGACAGCATCGATCCCCATACTCTGATCCGGCCGGGTGCAGGTCTTGTGGGCTGGATCATCAAAAACAAGAAACCGCTGCTCATCAACAGATTTGACCGCAATGTAGGTTGTCTGGGATACTACCCGGCCGAGGGCGAGTCCAAGATCAAGGCCTTTATGGGTACTCATCTGCCCGGAGAGGGCGGAGTGTTGTGTATTGACAGCAAAAAGACCTATTCTTTCAGTGACAAAGACCAGAAGATCCTCTACCAGTTCGCCCAGCTTATCGAAGATGTCCGCTCCGGGCTGTGCCAGGCCGACCAGACTGCCCAGAGCATTGATTACTACCGTTATCTCACCGTGGTTCACGGGCTGAGGGTCAAATATCCCAAGTGGCGGATCTTTCTCGAAAAACTGCTGGAAGTCCTGACCGGTTCCACTGGTTTCAGGTATTGTTTCATGGCTGCCAGGGATGAGGTGGGTCAGGGATATTTTGTTGAGGGACTGAGCAGAGAACTGGTGTCCGGGGTGGATCTTTCAGTCCATAAGTTCAATATGGATGCAGGGCTGCTGGGATGGGTGTTCAAGCACGGAAGCCCGATTTTCTCCGGCCAGGAAGAAGGTCCGGCAGGACTGTCCTTGTTCGGCAAGGAGTTTTCGTCTCAGAATTTCAGATCAGTTATTTGTCTGCCCTTGGTGGTCCATAAAAAAACCAGGGGGGTCCTTGTTCTGGCTGATCCAGATTCCATATACATAAACAGTGAAATGCGGGCATTTGTTCAAATGGTTGGCGACTATCTGGCTCTTTTCCTGGAAAATCTGTACTTGAAAAGTCGGGTCAACTAG
- a CDS encoding rod shape-determining protein has product MFLKKLFGFMGKSLAMDLGTANTLLYTPKNGIVLNEPSVVALDSRDGKVLAVGREAKEFLGRTPQKIVAIRPMKDGVIADFEVTNAMITFFIKKVIKGMSLVKPKIVICVPTGITQVEKRAVIESGIQSGAREVRLVEEPMSAAIGAGMPIEEPMGNLVVDIGGGTTEVAVISLSAVAYSESVRIAGDEMNEAIQRYMQDQFQLLVGENMAEKVKMAIGTACPMTEPLTFNVMGKNIVNGNPKAVQVSDGQIREAIREPVDSIVQAVRRALEKTPPELVADIADNGLLLAGGGALLKGLDKLISREVQVDVHIDDDPLTTVVRGAGLTLSNEKKYSYVYIN; this is encoded by the coding sequence ATGTTTTTGAAAAAATTGTTCGGCTTCATGGGCAAAAGCCTGGCCATGGATCTGGGTACTGCCAATACCCTGCTTTACACCCCAAAAAACGGCATAGTGCTTAACGAGCCATCGGTGGTGGCCCTGGATTCAAGGGATGGCAAGGTTCTGGCCGTGGGCCGGGAGGCCAAGGAATTTCTGGGCAGGACTCCTCAGAAGATCGTGGCCATCAGGCCCATGAAGGACGGGGTTATTGCCGATTTCGAGGTCACCAACGCCATGATAACCTTCTTTATTAAAAAGGTCATCAAGGGCATGAGCCTGGTCAAACCAAAAATCGTGATCTGTGTGCCCACCGGGATCACCCAGGTGGAGAAAAGGGCGGTAATTGAGTCTGGAATCCAGTCTGGAGCCAGGGAGGTCAGGCTGGTGGAGGAGCCCATGAGTGCGGCCATTGGAGCTGGAATGCCCATTGAAGAACCCATGGGCAACCTGGTGGTTGATATCGGAGGCGGAACCACTGAAGTTGCCGTGATATCTTTGTCTGCAGTGGCCTATTCAGAATCGGTCCGCATTGCCGGCGATGAGATGAATGAGGCCATCCAGCGCTACATGCAGGACCAGTTTCAGCTTCTGGTTGGCGAGAACATGGCTGAGAAGGTCAAGATGGCCATTGGAACGGCCTGCCCCATGACTGAACCCCTGACCTTCAACGTCATGGGTAAAAACATTGTCAACGGCAACCCCAAGGCTGTCCAGGTCAGTGACGGACAGATCAGGGAAGCGATCCGCGAGCCTGTGGATTCCATAGTCCAGGCTGTCAGGAGGGCGCTGGAAAAAACTCCGCCTGAGCTGGTGGCGGATATTGCGGACAATGGCCTGCTTTTAGCCGGCGGAGGGGCCTTGCTCAAGGGACTGGACAAGCTCATCAGCAGGGAGGTCCAGGTGGACGTCCACATCGATGACGACCCTCTGACTACCGTGGTCAGGGGCGCCGGGCTGACCCTGTCCAATGAAAAGAAATACAGCTATGTTTATATAAACTAG
- a CDS encoding sulfide/dihydroorotate dehydrogenase-like FAD/NAD-binding protein codes for MINKILKKRILIPDRVSELTIHAPHIARNARPGNFVVLRLTPTGERIPLTIADRDPDNGTIVIVYLVLGKSTALLDTFQEGDIILDLCGPLGRPTEISRQGQVVCVGGGTGIAAMHHIAKGNYEAGNSVVSVIGARSRDLLLFKPELEKISSKVLISTDDGSLGHKGFVTQVLEMFLKENPGTREVVAVGPVPMMKAVAKVTSAFEVKTVVSLNSIMVDGVGMCGACRVSVAGETRFACVDGPEFDASQVDFDELMNRLNAFRSQEELSMKLFKKSNVK; via the coding sequence ATGATTAACAAGATACTTAAGAAAAGAATTCTGATTCCGGACCGGGTCAGTGAACTGACTATTCATGCCCCGCATATTGCCAGAAATGCCCGGCCGGGTAATTTCGTGGTCCTTCGGCTTACCCCCACTGGTGAGCGTATTCCTCTGACCATAGCGGACAGAGATCCTGATAACGGGACAATAGTCATTGTTTATCTGGTCCTTGGCAAGTCAACAGCTCTTCTGGACACCTTTCAGGAAGGGGATATCATCCTGGATCTGTGCGGACCTTTGGGAAGGCCCACCGAGATAAGCAGGCAGGGCCAGGTGGTCTGCGTGGGGGGAGGAACTGGCATAGCAGCCATGCACCATATTGCCAAGGGCAATTATGAAGCCGGTAACAGCGTGGTTTCGGTGATAGGGGCCAGAAGCAGGGACTTACTGCTTTTCAAGCCGGAGCTGGAAAAGATTTCATCAAAAGTGCTGATTTCAACGGATGACGGCAGCCTTGGACATAAGGGCTTTGTGACCCAGGTCCTGGAGATGTTCCTCAAGGAAAACCCCGGGACTAGGGAAGTGGTGGCAGTGGGACCGGTGCCCATGATGAAGGCCGTGGCCAAGGTGACCAGTGCCTTTGAGGTCAAAACAGTGGTCAGCCTTAATTCCATCATGGTGGATGGCGTTGGGATGTGCGGGGCCTGCAGGGTGAGCGTGGCCGGAGAAACCAGGTTTGCATGTGTGGATGGACCGGAGTTTGATGCTTCCCAGGTTGATTTCGATGAACTGATGAACCGGCTCAACGCCTTTAGATCTCAGGAAGAGTTGTCCATGAAACTGTTTAAGAAGAGCAACGTCAAATGA
- a CDS encoding 16S rRNA (uracil(1498)-N(3))-methyltransferase has translation MFNPPTFFLGPEKWQEPYRLEQGEAHHLSRVLRIEAGRKIRLIDGQGREGMFRVRKVAKNHVLLDLEHTRTWAEPQSKIHLALAWNKGFRRSWLLEKAVELGVWRIILWQARRSQGRTREASQDNWQGKIIAAAKQSQNPWIPETTFFHHGVDELINHSRKIESKLLLWEEEKQKSLMNYYLEQKPEEKIVVVGPEGGLDNAEVEALVDAGFTCLTLGPKVLRWETAALAPLYLDMLFRSGIGLD, from the coding sequence ATGTTCAACCCGCCTACCTTTTTTCTGGGTCCTGAAAAATGGCAGGAGCCATACAGACTTGAGCAAGGCGAAGCCCACCACCTGTCCAGGGTCCTGAGGATCGAGGCCGGCCGGAAAATCAGACTTATTGATGGCCAGGGACGGGAAGGGATGTTTCGGGTCAGGAAAGTCGCTAAAAACCATGTCCTCCTGGATTTGGAACATACCAGAACCTGGGCCGAGCCCCAAAGCAAGATTCACCTTGCCCTGGCCTGGAACAAGGGCTTCAGGCGCTCCTGGCTTCTGGAAAAGGCAGTGGAACTGGGGGTGTGGAGGATAATCCTCTGGCAGGCCAGACGCAGCCAGGGCAGGACCAGAGAGGCGAGTCAGGACAACTGGCAAGGAAAAATCATTGCTGCAGCCAAGCAGAGTCAGAACCCCTGGATTCCGGAAACAACGTTTTTTCACCACGGGGTTGACGAACTGATCAATCATTCCCGTAAGATAGAGTCCAAACTTCTGTTATGGGAAGAAGAAAAACAAAAATCCCTGATGAATTACTATCTTGAACAAAAGCCTGAAGAGAAAATAGTAGTGGTCGGTCCAGAAGGAGGACTGGACAATGCAGAGGTGGAAGCCCTGGTTGATGCCGGCTTTACATGTCTGACTCTGGGGCCCAAGGTCCTGCGCTGGGAAACAGCAGCCCTGGCCCCCCTTTACCTGGATATGCTCTTCAGATCCGGCATCGGCCTTGACTGA
- a CDS encoding regulatory iron-sulfur-containing complex subunit RicT gives MTQVIGVKFRDQGQVYYFQASPFVVARGDSVIVKTEEGLGLAKVVLVRDTLPEGFTPDQLKPIFRLANEDDVKSQQDNQKLAREAFSYCRECIRSRKLDMKLVDVEVYFDRSKILFYFTAPGRVDFRELVKDLVRVYKTRIELRQIGVRHETQMVGGLGNCGQVCCCRRFMRHFEPVTIKMAKDQNLFLNPAKISGVCGRLLCCLNFEQENYARFQKKIPKLGKRYKTDQGYLRVIRANLFRDSLTVLNEDGAEKEIPLTEWHELIKRQHRNRDD, from the coding sequence ATGACACAGGTTATCGGCGTAAAATTCAGGGATCAGGGTCAGGTATATTATTTTCAGGCCAGTCCCTTTGTTGTGGCCAGGGGTGATTCGGTCATTGTCAAGACCGAAGAGGGACTGGGTCTGGCTAAAGTGGTGCTGGTCAGGGACACCCTTCCTGAAGGTTTTACACCGGACCAGCTCAAGCCCATCTTCAGGCTGGCCAATGAAGATGATGTCAAAAGCCAGCAGGACAATCAGAAACTGGCCAGAGAGGCATTCAGCTACTGCAGGGAGTGCATAAGGTCCAGGAAGCTGGATATGAAGCTGGTGGATGTGGAGGTCTATTTTGACCGGAGCAAGATCCTTTTTTATTTTACTGCCCCTGGCCGGGTGGATTTCAGGGAGTTGGTAAAGGATCTGGTCAGGGTTTACAAGACCAGGATCGAACTCCGCCAGATAGGGGTGCGCCATGAAACTCAGATGGTGGGTGGCCTGGGCAATTGCGGTCAGGTATGCTGCTGCCGGAGGTTCATGCGTCATTTTGAGCCGGTGACCATCAAGATGGCCAAGGATCAGAACCTGTTCCTCAATCCGGCTAAAATCTCCGGGGTCTGCGGGCGCCTTTTGTGCTGCCTGAATTTTGAACAGGAAAACTATGCCCGGTTTCAGAAAAAGATTCCCAAACTGGGCAAACGGTACAAAACAGACCAGGGCTATTTAAGGGTAATCCGGGCCAATCTTTTCCGAGACTCCCTTACTGTTCTCAATGAAGACGGGGCAGAAAAGGAGATTCCCCTGACCGAGTGGCATGAATTGATCAAGAGACAGCACAGAAACAGGGATGACTAG
- the metG gene encoding methionine--tRNA ligase: protein MNPFFISTPIYYVNAKPHLGHAYTTIVADSVNRIHKLQNKPTFFLTGTDEHGDKIVEAAAKNNQTPEEYVDRISALFRETWPGLEIQPDRFIRTTDPKHKKCVQDILQKVYDNGDIYFGEYGGHYCFGCERFYTDKELKDGLCPDHLEKPKFIQEKNYFFRMKKYLEPLREHIQNNPDFIRPERYRNEVLGMLGEELSDLCISRPKTRLTWGIELPFDQDYVTYVWFDALINYVSALDWPDGDDFKNYWSGAHHLVAKDILKPHAVFWPTMLMSAGIPLYKSLRVHGYWTIRETKMSKSLGNVVEPMAMKEKYGLSAFRYFLLREMQFGLDASFSEEALVGRLNADLANDLGNLTNRVLAMTHKYFKGQVPEAVEPDSRDRETMDLGVECFGDYVRLFENFEFAKALSRLWVFVSHLNKYVDQSAPWALFKEKETVRLQTVMYVLLEGLRKIALHLWPVMPGASEQIMEQLGQPFDLQVADLGAETSHWQGLVPGTLVARKSNLFPRVDLDQGAEKDLKDSQQGEQAREPEVSFEDFQRLKLVTGRVVKADKVKGADKLYLLLVDIGEDRPRQIVAGLADFYSPQDLENRQVVVLANLAPKKIRGVKSRGMVLAVRHGREMALLKADPETLPGNKVS from the coding sequence TTGAATCCGTTTTTTATTTCAACGCCAATTTACTACGTCAATGCCAAGCCTCATCTGGGTCACGCCTATACCACCATTGTGGCTGACAGCGTAAATAGGATCCATAAGCTCCAGAACAAACCGACCTTTTTCCTTACAGGCACAGACGAGCACGGGGATAAGATCGTTGAGGCTGCAGCCAAGAACAACCAGACTCCAGAAGAATATGTGGACAGGATAAGCGCCCTTTTCAGGGAGACCTGGCCAGGACTTGAAATCCAGCCGGACAGGTTCATCAGGACCACTGATCCAAAACATAAGAAGTGCGTCCAGGATATTCTGCAGAAGGTCTATGACAATGGAGATATCTACTTTGGTGAATACGGCGGCCATTACTGCTTTGGATGCGAACGCTTCTACACAGACAAGGAACTCAAGGACGGGCTGTGTCCGGATCACCTGGAAAAACCCAAGTTTATCCAGGAAAAAAATTATTTCTTCCGGATGAAAAAGTATCTGGAGCCTTTAAGGGAGCACATCCAGAACAACCCGGACTTTATCCGTCCGGAAAGATATCGCAATGAAGTCCTGGGCATGCTGGGCGAAGAGCTCAGCGACCTTTGCATATCAAGGCCCAAGACCAGGCTGACTTGGGGCATTGAACTGCCCTTTGATCAGGATTATGTCACCTATGTCTGGTTTGACGCCTTGATTAACTATGTTTCGGCCCTTGACTGGCCTGACGGTGATGACTTTAAAAATTACTGGAGCGGAGCCCACCATCTGGTGGCCAAGGATATCTTAAAGCCTCACGCTGTTTTCTGGCCCACCATGCTCATGTCTGCCGGAATTCCTCTGTACAAGAGCCTCAGGGTCCACGGCTACTGGACCATCAGAGAGACCAAGATGTCCAAGAGTCTGGGCAATGTTGTGGAACCCATGGCCATGAAGGAGAAATACGGCCTGTCAGCATTCAGGTATTTTCTCCTGAGGGAGATGCAGTTCGGACTGGATGCCTCATTTTCCGAAGAGGCCCTGGTTGGCAGGCTTAATGCCGACCTGGCCAATGACCTGGGCAATCTGACCAACCGGGTCCTGGCCATGACCCACAAGTATTTTAAGGGTCAGGTTCCTGAAGCAGTGGAGCCAGACTCCAGGGACCGGGAGACCATGGATCTGGGAGTCGAGTGCTTTGGTGACTATGTCCGGCTCTTTGAGAACTTTGAGTTTGCCAAGGCCCTGTCCAGGCTGTGGGTCTTTGTGAGTCATCTGAACAAGTACGTGGACCAGAGTGCTCCCTGGGCTCTGTTCAAAGAAAAGGAAACGGTCCGGTTGCAGACAGTAATGTACGTACTTCTGGAAGGCCTTCGCAAGATAGCATTGCATTTATGGCCTGTCATGCCTGGAGCATCAGAGCAAATTATGGAGCAGCTTGGCCAGCCCTTTGATCTGCAGGTTGCCGATCTGGGCGCAGAAACAAGCCATTGGCAGGGTCTGGTCCCTGGAACCCTGGTGGCCAGGAAATCCAATCTGTTTCCCCGGGTGGACCTGGACCAGGGGGCTGAAAAGGACCTGAAAGATAGCCAGCAAGGAGAACAGGCCAGAGAGCCGGAAGTAAGTTTTGAAGACTTTCAAAGACTGAAGCTGGTTACCGGCAGGGTTGTCAAGGCTGACAAAGTCAAGGGGGCTGACAAGCTTTATCTCCTCCTAGTGGATATCGGGGAGGACAGGCCCAGGCAGATAGTGGCCGGGCTGGCGGATTTTTATTCACCCCAGGATCTGGAAAACAGACAGGTGGTTGTCCTGGCCAACCTGGCCCCTAAAAAGATCCGCGGGGTCAAGTCCAGGGGTATGGTCCTGGCTGTGCGGCACGGCCGGGAGATGGCCCTGCTCAAGGCTGATCCTGAAACTTTGCCTGGAAACAAGGTCAGTTAG
- the gcvT gene encoding glycine cleavage system aminomethyltransferase GcvT, whose amino-acid sequence MAHIHHTPIFEIHQQLGARTAPFAGWEMPIQYQGIIAEHQHTRTLAGLFDTCHMGEFMVSGPGAREELGRLVTHDLENTPPGRCVYGFILSGQGTIQDDLIIYPLEQDKFMLVVNASRKQNDFVHLKSNLSSAVRITDLTMQTGKLDLQGPASLNVLEKATGQNWKDLRFFCFRKTMMAGMEILVSRTGYTGELGYELYIPWEGTAGIWDLLLKIESVKPAGLGARDTLRLEAGLPLYGQDLDQQHTPAEAGYESVLKSQSRYLGREKAHHVQERLTGLVIQGRRTPRKGDLVLADGQQAGIITSGSFAPSLGHCIALAYISKEYVSRDRFFIQKDRICLEAEKSALPFYKGTARIKTDQ is encoded by the coding sequence ATGGCCCATATCCACCACACTCCTATTTTTGAAATCCATCAGCAGCTTGGCGCCAGAACCGCCCCCTTTGCAGGGTGGGAAATGCCCATTCAGTATCAGGGAATAATTGCTGAACATCAGCATACAAGGACCCTGGCCGGGCTGTTCGACACCTGCCACATGGGCGAATTCATGGTCTCCGGCCCGGGTGCCAGGGAGGAACTGGGCAGGCTGGTCACCCATGACCTGGAAAACACTCCTCCTGGAAGATGCGTTTACGGCTTCATCTTGTCAGGCCAGGGGACCATCCAGGACGATCTGATCATCTATCCCCTTGAACAGGACAAGTTCATGCTGGTGGTCAATGCCTCCCGCAAACAGAACGACTTTGTCCACCTCAAAAGCAATTTGTCTTCAGCAGTCAGAATAACCGACCTGACCATGCAGACCGGCAAGCTTGACCTGCAGGGACCTGCCTCTTTGAATGTCCTTGAAAAGGCAACCGGACAGAACTGGAAAGACCTCAGGTTCTTTTGCTTTCGAAAGACCATGATGGCTGGAATGGAAATCCTGGTAAGCCGGACCGGTTATACCGGAGAGCTGGGATATGAACTCTACATACCCTGGGAGGGCACTGCCGGGATATGGGATCTGCTTTTAAAAATTGAATCAGTCAAGCCAGCCGGGCTGGGAGCCAGGGACACCCTGCGCCTTGAAGCCGGACTGCCTCTTTACGGACAAGATCTGGACCAGCAGCACACCCCTGCTGAAGCCGGATACGAGTCCGTCCTCAAGTCCCAGTCCAGATATCTGGGCAGGGAAAAGGCTCATCATGTCCAGGAAAGACTGACCGGGCTGGTCATCCAGGGACGCAGAACCCCCAGAAAAGGGGATCTGGTTCTGGCGGACGGTCAGCAGGCCGGCATCATCACCAGCGGCTCTTTTGCCCCTTCCCTTGGCCACTGCATCGCCCTGGCCTACATCAGCAAAGAATATGTCTCCAGGGACAGGTTCTTCATCCAAAAGGACAGGATCTGCCTGGAGGCTGAAAAATCAGCCCTGCCTTTTTACAAGGGTACAGCCAGGATAAAGACGGACCAGTAA